The Apostichopus japonicus isolate 1M-3 chromosome 20, ASM3797524v1, whole genome shotgun sequence nucleotide sequence AGCCTTGCAGTCTGGATTACAAGACAATGAAATGGAAGACCTCGCCCTACAAATGTAAACAActtaaacaaattaacaaaaagtgtaaaatagAAAGATATGTGAATCAATgtttgatataaaaataaaataaaactgttagcaaactgcttatccactagagagcctgtgtagaagaatgtgtaaaagtaagtttacTTGACGTTCCGATCCTTGCATgaacttcttcagaggctaaaaaaagGCAATGTTTGATATAAACAGAGAGGTCATTGTAGATTATTCGACTGTGTTAACCATAATACATTGATCCATATTCAGTATTGATAGTGTAAATATTACCAGATATAATTATTAACACTTGGGCTGTGATTTAAGAAGCGAGGTTTAGCAACCAAACAAAACCTGGATATAAGTCATCAACAAAAGTAACCTGTGTTTTATGCCTACTAatacagtacctgtagtatttggtataacattaatatataatttattatgatGTAACTGCAAATCTAAGAGAACTTGACATAGTGATTACAGTCATATTATATATCATGAGCAAATTTTGCTGTTTATTCAGGGCCTGATTTTACTTGATTTACTTGGCCTGATTTAGATTTAAGAGCCGGGCTCCAACTGGCCATGAAGCAACCGAGGCACGCAGTGTGTTTACATTGCTATACAGGTGCACATGTaatattatgtgtgtgtgtgtgtgtgtgtgtgtgtgtgtgcaactAATGCGGCATTGTTAAGATTTCATTCATGATTTGCGAGTGTTCTATATACATTGCTTATGCTTTGTAATAAGGAAAGTAATATGAAGGGGCAACAGTGAAAGAGGAAATGTACATCTGAAGATATTTAATGGAATCTCTCTAatttttgctgtttcttttCCTCTTTGCTAATTTTGAGTTCCTCTAGACTAATGGAAGTGCAGTTAACAGGTTTAATTTTTTACTCAGTAGCGAACCTTCATCAGTTTTTGTGTACGCCCTTTGTTTGTTGCAAATACATCATTCGAAATGTAAATTAAATTCACTTCTTTCTTAGTTCTTAAGTTACCAGGGACGGATCCCTGAGCGTTGACTGGGGATACCCCATCTACTTTGaaaatttttttgtttccataaggcggcttagatgcaaaatggtgttatcaTTTCCATCATGGCTGATTGAAACATCACAAGGTTAAATTCCTCAAATTGAGTGGCAGTGTAGCACATGTGTATCATGCAAAATGAAGGCTGCACACAGATTCATCGAATGGGTATGAAGGTCATCATTCCTCCGAGGTATTTTGAAAAAAGATGTCCTGACAGTAAGTTACAAACTAATATATTTACATGCAGCAGACCTTACTAGGTTGCCGGGACAGAGGACATCACCAATGGCACCACCCAAGTTGGAAAGGGAAAGTTAATTGTAGAATAGGGGAACActgataaaacaaatattataatGCAGAGGTATTGGAATaatacaaagaagaaaataaaggaaagtatATTTTAAATCTTCTTAGAGGGTATTTAAAGTTTAAATCTTCTTTGAGGGTattcaatcccccccccccccttaaaaaaaaaatgggcatTACAtgaagttgcagatctcatctcctTCATGACTTACTCTCGGCATCCTAATTTCGCTAAAGAGTATCGCATttaagtgggggagggggcacaacatcagaggggcactttctcattccacaaccaccactcgttatgctataaaccgatacaaactggccatatcacttaactatatatgatgtgttagtattcTATCAATATCATTGATTGAGAatatttattgttaaccgtgctacaaaaagatatgggattccattataaaaaaaacatgtacagactaaaaatgaataattaaaattaaatattaaatattaaaaataacaaaggctttaagatatccaaaaagacaattcttcatcaaaggggcacattttatttgccagtagggcatgCACATTAAAAAGTGGGGGCACATctcgcccccctccccctccggctcctaccccctgcatatccatatacaatacatgtagGGAGATGAGAAAATGAAACGAAACAAGAGGCgtaaagtaataaataatatagaGTTTATTATAACCATAAATTGCGGCAGGGAAAATGTCTTTGAGTACTCTTAGCTCCTTACTCCCGATGGGTCTCATCTTCGCAGCAGTTATAACATTTATCTCAGTTCGAACGCCACTCTTCCTTTCTCCATGCTGAGATCTTATATTTGCTCCGTCCCTTCCCTCCTCAAAGTTAAGACACTTTGATGACCTATACCATAATTGAAACAGGTTTATCCCATAACTTAACAAACATATCTTCATATTAGTAATATTGACTAATGATATTACGAAAGGGTGTCTATTGGATATTCATACTTATGCCAAGGGTTTGTCCTCTTTGAATGAGTAATTACCCTTTGTCACAACCTTACTCctttaaactttgtttaaaCCCTTTCCTAACTTCTTGGTGATGTGGTATTTTGCCCTTCCTGTATATGTCACACAGGTGTAACAACTTATAAGTGTAGGTCTTTTACCTTCTTTTACAAATACATAAGCACAATTGACTCACTGAGGCGTTTAAACTAAACTTGACCTACACAGAACAAGGACAGACCCACCTTCAAAGTATTTAACCACTATATATAACCaaaatgatgtaaaaaaaaaaattgttggcaaTTAAGTAACTTTCCAACTATTTACTTTATTACTACTTTATGCTGAGTGTCAACTATATGGTAACCTACATATTCTAACATCCACAGGTCCTGACTCAGTCTGTTCTATTCCTACCGGTTTGGTTTTCAAGCATTCTTTCGGGCAAAGATTTCCATCCCAAACCTCAAAGTTTTTCTCTTTACTTGGTAGTATGCCTGTCGTGGACGTATAACACGTCAcatttggtgtcattttaatatgaaaagGTAAAAGTGTCTTCGGACAATCATAGCAAACCTTTATTTCTCTACGCGAGGTCTTgatattgttttggtttttgtttccCGAAGCATCAAATTCTCTACCGGATAAATACTTTCCATTTGGTGCTAAAACTTTACCCAAGAGAAGCTGGGCCATCATTTCGGTCGGATTACTACACACTCTAATTTCCCCATCCAGTTCATTACAATAGTGATGCCAGTGCAACGACCCTACTATAAGGGGCGAGGATTGTGTAGTATGCCTCATCCCCGTTGCCATGGTGAATCCGTCAAGCAGTTGGACTCGCTTATCCAACGAAACAAGCCTTTTGGCAAGCGCATCACTTTCTAGGAAGCCAAATGCAGTGAAAAGAGACATGACTTTAGGATTAAAGTTGTATAAAGGATATATCGTTCCGTTCCATGAGACAGGGACTGCATTCAGTAGCCACATCAGTTGCGTATCATCGCCTATGGCAACAACGATAACATCCGGCCAACTTTTATTGTTACCAAATAAAGTTTCCCGCCAAAACCCTTTTGCACCCAATATCAACTCAAATGTTCCCTTGTTAACTAGTTTTTCATTATGACACGTTGTTTCAAGTCCTACATGTCTGTCTATTTCCCTTTTTACATCACCAAATCTTTCGATTCGAAAATCTTGGttaatcaatttcaaatttccCAGCTTTAGTTCAGCATAACCCCAGCATTTGTCAAAGTCTGATGCACTGATCATAGATTTCTCCTCTTTCGTTAGAATCACATCCAGGATAGATAGAAAAATTCCTCGTAGAATAGATGAACCTAAAATTGCGATGGTCTTTAACCCCTGTGTTTGTGAAGCAAGCTCTACATCCCTCTTGCTGAAAATATCGAAACTGCAACGACTCGGTTGGAATACCCAACCGCTTCGCAGCGTTCCTCGCTTTGTTCCTGCTAAATCTCTGGTAACCCATGAACCTTTGATCCAGGTGGTATCATTTTGTGGGACGGTTTGGCACGATGGTAACTGATCGGCGCGTTCCCTTTCGTATGCTTTGTCAATTAATCCATTTACTTTGAGTCGAAAGGGACTCCCAGAGACTTGAAATTGAGATGTGTGATTGGCTTGCTCGATATAAAGATCATACTCACCCGGTAGAGTTGCAGTATATGTAAAGTTTACGACAGAGCCATCTGGAGTAATCCCCGACTGCTTCGCAGAGAATATATGGTTCTCCCCTACTGCTAGAACACTAAATACAAATGCACGATTTGTTCCATTCATCTCTGCTTTTTCGACGAGAATTGATATGGTAGCAGCCTCTCCTAGTTTCGCTGTATGCAAACCATCTCCAATTGCTTGGCTCTTGGATTGTCGAAGGGTGTCGGTATTCGAATGAGGAATATGAAGGATAGGGTACACTGTATCATGAGGAACTCTAGAGGTTCGTGTGGTAGGGTGTGGTATAGGTCTAAGCCGAGTAGACGCTTGATACCTTTCAGGAAAAGCCACTGTGAAGTTAAGAAAATGACATCCTGATCGAGGTGGTGATAAATTGACTAGTATACAGGGCCGCTCGTGGTGCGGGAGGGGGCAGTTTAACATTTTCCAGCATCACAAGATTCTTTGTCAGTTATTATGTATCAAATCATACAAAAGTCTGTTGTCCATCAagagtggcgtcgccagacagtTGGAAGTAGGGGTGATCAGGGTCCGCTACAGGGGCCCCTGGATGAGGTTAGTTGGGTGCGGCCCTGGACAATTTGGTTTCCTTCGTTCTAACAACTGAAATCAGCTTAAAGCCAGCATAATTTGGACTTgtcatacatatataattatagtACGTGTAATAGAAGTCAAAGAGATGTGTGTTCTCCTGCCTTATAATTTTGGACATTGCAAATGTTATTGGGGTgcatgtgtgggggggggggggcagggtgggCACCAGGAAGGAACAGCATTTTGGTATTTTAGTTCAGATGCCATTAACGTAAAATATTTTCTAAGACATTGTTGAATGTTCCTGTATACAGAAGAAAGTTTGGTATCAATTCGAGATTTTTTGAATGTTAACACAAACTTAGACCTTACTATAAGATAATTTCATGTCCACTACCTTTCTCTTTGATTGGTTACATGTAAGATGCAAATTATCTTTCAACTAAGCTTATACTTATTGCTGCAGAACAGAAaattgcatagcattttgtgacgGTGTATTTTACATTGTACAATTAATGATaacccacaacccccccccctccccaactccaccaaaaataaattGTGCTACTAAAAAATCTTACCGTTTTCCTTAAACCGTAACTTCTCCTTATCTTGGTAAACGAAGGAATTGCCATAGGAGGGATCTTGAAAACGTTGCTTCTGTGGCActtcataaatattcaataaAACATTTATCAAAATGATACAAGCAAGAAACCGCAATATGTTTATGATCCAATTTTTTGTAGCATGTCCTATGATGATGGCCATGTTTGACTTCATTAACTGGTTGCAAAACGAGTCCTCAGTATTAATAGCAGTCGCAATCTCATTATCGGGTCATCTGTCGAAGGAAAGGTTAAGTTGTTCATATTATTGGTAGTAAAACAGTACAACGACATCAAGTATACCATAAAACTCTTACTCTTCAAGTTGTGCACCCAGTCGAAACCACTCTATAaactgaaaagaaataaagatcaCATCACACCTATTATGTCAATGTACTCTAGCTAGTGTTTATTTGTCGTCCAGGGTAAAACTGGACATATTTTCCAACTTAGGGTAAGCTAACCACTTGAATGCCAAAATACACGCACGCTTTCAACTGAATGTCAACAATATTTCTACTTCAAAGCTGAATAGTTCagatcaagggcgtaggaaccgtgGGGGGCTgaggggggcgccagccccccccccagtgaaaaatgtggaggggcggaagtaccattccgccccccccccggttcgcaagtcagaaaacccctttttcatttccaaatgagaaaaaaaatctcatttggagcaccaaattgcatctaaggccaggtgaaaatacaaaattaagtttacaaaatggagtggctgttgaagtgtgctatattgcaccaaattgcatctgaggccacctggaaatgcaaaaaagggacaccccctccccttagacccctcccccaggctggccatcagtcttcagcccccccccccccccactcaaaagtaccttcctacgccactggttcagattgatataaaacaaaataaaaaataaaaggcATAAAAAGCCATGTCTTTTGGAAGATGCAAACTCTTTTTCTCACCATACagctttaaattttattaaacatatttcgTTTATCCGATACGTtatttgcaacaacaaaaaacgaaaaaaaattaCCATCATTTTGAGTTCTCTGCtcagtttcttttcttcttcttcctggactctaaaaacaacaacattaaaattCTTTGCCGAAACTTTCAGTCAATAATTGTAGTACTTGAAACGCATGAATTCGATTTATTTAAACTTTCTTTCTGACGAGCAAGGTTTGAATATCCCAAGGCTGTATATTTGTTCGTTTATCGAAACAAAACTGTTACAAACCATCCGTACACGACGTACATGTTACTGTAGTACACCACTTGTACTGCATACCAGTGGTTTATGGGGACCATAACCAACACAGTATTGACATGTTCctaaaaaattaaacattgcctcTTCGTGTTCATTGACGCGGTAAATTCAGATTATACATCATATTTATAGCAGTGAACACAAAGGAAAGCATTGTGTTGCACTGTTAATGAAGACAAGatatacctatatataaatttgtaaagCTATTCAGAAATCTATAGTATAGTCACTGCCAcgtactgtactttcatgaaAACGTATTATTATATCttacttcaaataaaaatacaagCAAAACGAAAACACGCAAAGTGGTCCTTATCGACGGTAATGATAGTAAATGGGGCAAAGACCAAAGatcttttttttatgtttatacTTACATAAGGTTGTTTAACCTACTTGTGATTACCTCATGATTGTTAGGGATTGAATGGTGTTAAATTTCGTTCGCCCATTAAGATAACATAAAATAACCCAGAATGAAATGGTTTAACCTACATATTTATATGGCTATTAAAAGTCGTTAACCTTCGGGGAATGTACTGTTGAATCAGGGTGCTGCTACTCTAACTTAGAGTAGCAGCTGCCCTGGTTGAATAAACCTTAAAAGAGGCtaactatatatacatcatGACATTTTAAGAGCAATGTGCATTGCTGATCGCATATAGAGTCAAAGTTGAATTTTCCATGCTTAACCCCCCTCCCGATACTGTATTTTATTACCGTGTAAAAATAATAGTAAGATCGATATCATGCGATAATTGACATAGTCGTAACttacaaatttggaatgtttgctcaGCTGATAATGTTTTCTGAGTTTAAAACTTCGTTAAAATGTATCGTTTTTTAGTACAAATACTATTTTCCCTatgtggataaatgattgaaaacTCAACAAAGTTCAGCTAGTGAAATGCCTGATGAAATCATTCATTCGGCCCTTGTTAgatacatttacaaaatatcacaaatatttgaaaaatatatatcttcgCAACAAAACTTGCTATGAGAATGTGGTTTCGCATAAAGATTCAGaacattttcaacaattttcctGATAAATATTACTTTCGTCAATCCTTTAAAGTGTTACAAATGGCCCGTCATAAGGTGTCATActcccaagggcggcggaagcgcTTTTAatctaggggggggggcaccgacatcaaagggcactttgcagaaattcgattggactgatgcagccttatatttagtaccctttataactcttattgtattatcttatttgtgtatacacatcactccatcaacgcccccccccccccctccacaaagGTAAATATGCacactagcactgcaatatccaatgtgcaaatagGGAAACAAGcatcaagttttcttttgagacaaaatgaggggaaatcatgctagttgctaatgtaggaatcttccgaattagagtttatttcttgttaatatcttaacaaatttgttctATTCGAGATAGCTaaatttgagtttgacccacagaaattcattaaaattcccggcgtagccaggatttgcacagttgtatgcacgactatctgagcggagcgccaccatcggttggcgcggagcgtactagataatttttggttttacaaacccgtcagatggccggaaacggcccttcccgagtgttcattctggttccctggcctcttgctaacttgagacacctcaattttta carries:
- the LOC139961600 gene encoding uncharacterized protein isoform X2, with product MKSNMAIIIGHATKNWIINILRFLACIILINVLLNIYEVPQKQRFQDPSYGNSFVYQDKEKLRFKENVAFPERYQASTRLRPIPHPTTRTSRVPHDTVYPILHIPHSNTDTLRQSKSQAIGDGLHTAKLGEAATISILVEKAEMNGTNRAFVFSVLAVGENHIFSAKQSGITPDGSVVNFTYTATLPGEYDLYIEQANHTSQFQVSGSPFRLKVNGLIDKAYERERADQLPSCQTVPQNDTTWIKGSWVTRDLAGTKRGTLRSGWVFQPSRCSFDIFSKRDVELASQTQGLKTIAILGSSILRGIFLSILDVILTKEEKSMISASDFDKCWGYAELKLGNLKLINQDFRIERFGDVKREIDRHVGLETTCHNEKLVNKGTFELILGAKGFWRETLFGNNKSWPDVIVVAIGDDTQLMWLLNAVPVSWNGTIYPLYNFNPKVMSLFTAFGFLESDALAKRLVSLDKRVQLLDGFTMATGMRHTTQSSPLIVGSLHWHHYCNELDGEIRVCSNPTEMMAQLLLGKVLAPNGKYLSGREFDASGNKNQNNIKTSRREIKVIKVS
- the LOC139961600 gene encoding uncharacterized protein isoform X1 → MKSNMAIIIGHATKNWIINILRFLACIILINVLLNIYEVPQKQRFQDPSYGNSFVYQDKEKLRFKENVAFPERYQASTRLRPIPHPTTRTSRVPHDTVYPILHIPHSNTDTLRQSKSQAIGDGLHTAKLGEAATISILVEKAEMNGTNRAFVFSVLAVGENHIFSAKQSGITPDGSVVNFTYTATLPGEYDLYIEQANHTSQFQVSGSPFRLKVNGLIDKAYERERADQLPSCQTVPQNDTTWIKGSWVTRDLAGTKRGTLRSGWVFQPSRCSFDIFSKRDVELASQTQGLKTIAILGSSILRGIFLSILDVILTKEEKSMISASDFDKCWGYAELKLGNLKLINQDFRIERFGDVKREIDRHVGLETTCHNEKLVNKGTFELILGAKGFWRETLFGNNKSWPDVIVVAIGDDTQLMWLLNAVPVSWNGTIYPLYNFNPKVMSLFTAFGFLESDALAKRLVSLDKRVQLLDGFTMATGMRHTTQSSPLIVGSLHWHHYCNELDGEIRVCSNPTEMMAQLLLGKVLAPNGKYLSGREFDASGNKNQNNIKTSRREIKVCYDCPKTLLPFHIKMTPNVTCYTSTTGILPSKEKNFEVWDGNLCPKECLKTKPVGIEQTESGPVDVRICRLPYS